Proteins encoded together in one Carya illinoinensis cultivar Pawnee chromosome 3, C.illinoinensisPawnee_v1, whole genome shotgun sequence window:
- the LOC122303629 gene encoding ubiquitin carboxyl-terminal hydrolase 4, whose amino-acid sequence MGAAGSKLEKALGDQFPEGERYFGLENFGNTCYCNSVLQALYFCVPFREQLLEYYANNKNIGDAEENLLTCLADLFSQISSQKKKTGVIAPKRFVQRLKKQNELFRSYMHQDAHEFLNFLLNELVDILEKEAQAVKSDPETSSPSDKVANGPKNVRANGAQKDPLVTWVHKNFQGILTNETRCLQCETVTARDETYLDLSLDIEQNSSITSCLKNFSSTETLNAEDKFFCDKCCSLQEAQKRMKIKKPPHILVIHLKRFKYIEQLGRYKKLSYRVVFPLELKLSNTMEDADSEYSLFAVVVHVGSGPNHGHYVSLVKSHNHWLFFDDENVEMIDESVVQTFFGSAQEFSSNTDHGYILFYESLGAGNRS is encoded by the exons ATGGGTGCCGCGGGCTCCAAGCTCGAGAAGGCTCTCGGTGATCAGTTCCCAGAAGGCGAGCGCTACTTCGGTCTTGAGAATTTCGGCAATACTTGCTATTGTAACAGCGTCCTGCAG GCACTTTACTTTTGTGTCCCATTTCGTGAGCAACTGCTAGAGTATTATGCAAATAACAAAAACATTGGGGATGCAGAAGAAAATCTATTAACATGCTTAGCAGACCTATTTTCGCAG ATAAGCTCACAGAAGAAGAAAACAGGTGTCATTGCTCCAAAGCGCTTTGTACAaagattgaagaaacaaaatgagCTTTTCCGTAGCTATATGCACCAG GATGCCCATGAATTTCTGAATTTCTTGCTCAATGAGCTCGTCGACATATTGGAGAAAGAGGCCCAAGCTGTAAAAAGTGATCCAGAAACTTCATCACCTTCTGATAAAGTTGCAAATGGGCCAAAGAATGTTCGGGCTAACGGTGCTCAAAAAGACCCTTTAGTTACCTGGGTGCACAAAAATTTTCAG GGAATACTCACCAATGAAACAAGGTGCCTGCAATGTGAGACGGTGACAGCAAGGGATGAAACATATCTTGACTTGAGTCTCGATATTGAACAAAATAGCTCAATTACGAGCTGTTTGAAAAACTTCAGCTCAACAGAGACATTGAATGCCGAGGACAAATTTTTCTGTGACAAATGCTGTAG TTTGCAAGAGGCGCAGAAGAGGATGAAGATAAAGAAGCCACCTCACATATTAGTAATCCATCTGAAGCGATTCAAATACATTGAGCAGCTGGGTCGCTACAAGAAGCTGTCTTACAGGGTTGTCTTCCCACTTGAGCTGAAGCTGAGCAACACAATGGAAGATGCAGATTCCGAGTATTCCCTCTTTGCCGTAGTTGTCCATGTTGGTAGTGGGCCCAACCATGGACACTATGTCAGCCTTGTGAAAAGCCATAACCATTGGTTATTTTTTGACGATGAAAATGTGGAGATGATTGATGAGTCCGTTGTGCAGACATTCTTCGGGTCAGCACAGGAATTTTCAAGTAATACGGATCATGGGTACATTTTATTCTACGAGAGCCTGGGGGCCGGTAACAGGAGCTAA